The Dama dama isolate Ldn47 chromosome 25, ASM3311817v1, whole genome shotgun sequence genome window below encodes:
- the MRPL36 gene encoding large ribosomal subunit protein bL36m, whose product MPVTPKGPLLWSAPGQGSGSRSRAQLPPCPSEPPMQRPDGRVSSHGQPLWARGGAEDAHSLGPREVCQREAKVLRLPPHRKCVHSPMFKRKARAHLGRVQSALLGQRCASALLGQRCACGAGRVLRAFMCMDSSPRGKEPKDLQPRTDLAPPLCPAPLGPPRDRPRHLPPWRTFRAAASPSHCAGAAQGAGARAENARHSRAGLALSRSSHDMATALLRRVASAVGPLLQLGGRPLSALAPAPPRAGPAAHAPPGLVAALLTARPVLGLQPALGFKTKGVLKKRCKGCYLVKRRGRWFVYCKTNPKHKQRQM is encoded by the exons ATGCCGGTCACCCCGAAAGGCCCGCTGCTCTGGAGCGCACCTGGGCAGGGCTCCGGCTCGCGATCCCGGGCCCAGCTTCCCCCCTGCCCCTCAGAGCCGCCCATGCAGAGACCCGACGGGAGGGTCAGCTCACATGGCCAGCCCCTGTGGGCCAGGGGCG GAGCTGAGGACGCCCACAGCCTGGGCCCCAGGGAGGTGTGTCAGCGAGAGGCGAAGGTGCTCAGATTACCTCCCCATCGGAAATGTGTCCACAGCCCCATGTTCAAGAGGAAGGCGCGAGCGCATCTGGGCAGGGTGCAGAGCGCGCTGCTGGGTCAGCGGTGCGCGAGCGCGCTGCTGGGTCAGCGGTGCGCGTGCGGCGCCGGCCGTGTCCTGCGTGCCTTCATGTGCATGGACA GCAGCCCACGGGGGAAGGAACCCAAAGACCTTCAGCCCCGCACCGACTTGGCTCCGCCCCTGTGTCCGGCCCCGCTGGGACCGCCACGTGACCGCCCCCGCCATCTTCCTCCCTGGCGGACATTCCGAGCGGCGGCGTCTCCGTCCCACTGCGCAGGCGCGGCCCAGGGCGCAGGCGCACGGGCTGAGAACGCGCGCCACAGCCGAGCCGGGCTCGCTCTTTCCAG GTCCAGCCACGACATGGCCACCGCCCTCCTAAGGAGAGTGGCCTCCGCCGTGGGCCCGCTGCTGCAGCTGGGGGGCCGCCCGCTTTCCGCGCTCGCGCCTGCACCCCCGCGCGCTGGTCCTGCCGCCCACGCGCCCCCCGGCCTGGTCGCCGCGCTCCTCACCGCGCGCCCGGTGCTCGGCCTGCAGCCCGCCCTGGGCTTCAAGACCAAGGGTGTCCTCAAAAAGCGCTGCAAGGGCTGCTACCTGGTGAAGAGGCGCGGGCGCTGGTTCGTCTACTGCAAGACCAACCCGAAGCACAAGCAGAGACAGATGTAG